In Porites lutea chromosome 8, jaPorLute2.1, whole genome shotgun sequence, the genomic stretch TCTTGCCTGATTTTGCAAAATCAGATTATTCCCGAGAAGCGTTCAATTCAAGAGTTTAAGCCCTAAACCTACTTAGCCAAGGTAAAAGtgcgcaagaaagaacgagaTGCGCGAGGGGAACACGAGACGGGAGGGCAGCTCCCTCCTCCTCGCGTGTCTCTCCCGCATGTCTCCCTGAGATCCTTTCTGTGGGATAGGCTTTTACTCGTCACAATATTCTCTCATTCTTTACGCTTATTTAAGTTGGTGGTATTAAATTTCTCGCAAATTTATGCAATTGCTATCTTGACCTTGAAATTGTCAATGTCTTGGTATTCTTTACGGTTtattgatagttttcagtgccaCTCTATAAAAACTGAAGGCATTTAATAGAAAAGTTAAGAATCTTGAGAAATAGAAAACGATAAAGATCTTCGTCCAAATCGACCGCTAGGTCTGTGcggtttttcttgattttacCCAAATCGGGTCGGCACGAAAACTTTGACGTTCAAAAGTGGTCTCTTCAGTCTCTTTCAACCTAGAAAACGACTATCGAACTGAAAATTTGTAAAAAGCAGCTCTTACACTTCATAAAAGTGAGAACTCAAAAAATTGATAATTCTTACTTTGAAATTTTAAGTCACATACTCGGCTATAACCTACTCTCGCGTAATTAAGAAAACGTGTGAGAAAACCTTTCACCTTGTCGCTGTGGGTAAAAGAGTTAAACCTAGCGAAGAGTTTACCATGCATCTCGTTACGCTAGCTGTTTAGGTAACCTTATCTGTCTTGTAACGTTACGGTCTATGCCCTAACCGCCTAGGGATGATCGGATGCTGCTAATACTCGTTATGATAATTTGCACTTCCCTTTAAAGGTCAAACCAAGTTAATGTATTTTCTACTCGCACTGGGCAGTAAAATGAGTTGTTGAGTACTTTGACAAACACCAGATCAGGTCATATTTAGTTTGTTGATTCAGATTAAAAGCCAAGGGAGTGGTCATgcgcagaggagttatttgtgaccttgattgttgattgtagttaaattttacGGTTGATACCAcgcatttcctttgtttttatgcTGTAAACTAATCGAGCAAACCGTCATTCGATCAACGTATAAGTAAAATTTTATAATTCATGAAAGCAGAACGAACATGAAAATTGGCATTTGCTTCTAATATATCTGCCCTTGCAACTACGACGCAACATTTTTCCTCATTGGACAGAACTGTAACTATGTACGATGGCAACCGGTTTACCTTGCTTATATAATATTCACTCAGTATTAGTGACCTTAGCTTAAGATACACCGGTTCTGCCTACGGCTACTGGCAGGCGACTAGTCAAGCAACTGGAGTCACAACACTCAAAATTGTATCAAGAATTTGTTCCTGAAAATCACTCCATTAGCCGCAGTGATCagacattttctttgttttcagctAACACAACCCTGTAGCAATATACGTGACCGACTGGAAGCCTAAGGGTGGGAGTGTTGGCATATCCCAAAGTTCAAGATCGCTAGGAAGATGGTTTCTAACTATTCACCAAATAGCCTCAGAGCTCTTAGAAAGGTGTGTGGCTCTAACAGAAAGTCGGACCAGGTATTAAACAAAGCAACGTGAAAGCAAGGAAGGTGCCGGGAAATAAGAGAGCGAAGCGTTATTAAGAAGACGTCAGTAAGCTAGTTGATTGTTTTTCCTCTGGTTTAATGGGTAACCCTTTCGTCCAAGAAATGGAGTCTCTTGTTAACTTTGCCACTTGCGTAGTGCTGACTTAAAATGTTGCAGAGGATCTTGTTAGCAGTAACGAGAAAGGTCGAGAAcagaagaaaaattttgtaCACTAATACTGTAAATCTTTCGGATCACGGTTCCAAGCTTGAACGTAAAGACATTTAGTACCATGTCCAAGAAAAGTGTATGTTAAGGCTGCAGAAGACAAGGTTATTACTGGATAGCGCTGACAATGACCTCTTTGGGCGGCTACATATTTCTGCTAACACCCTACAAATCAATTTGAAAGAAGCTTTGTGCCATGAGTTGTCCCCAATTCCACGCGCACTCGCATACCAAGATGACCACTTGTGAAAAACTTATAAGAGTATTCTATTAACCACAATTGAGAAAGAGGTCAACGTCGTTGGACAATAAGTAACTTACCATTTTTTAGCGATTTCATTAAGCAAAGAATTAGGAAGTAAATGGTGATCCAGGCTCCAGCCGCGTTTTCATGCTGGACCGAAAGGTGCGTGAGATAAAAACCCCGTTTACTCCTAACCTATACCACAAATCGACCTTACAAATTATTAGGCAATAACCATCAGGAGGTCTTGTTCTACCAAAATCCGATATCAAACCTTTAATGACCTGTGGGTTGAACGAAACGACAATTTTCTGACCGCATCTACTGGACTATATCGCATGACGTTTTGATAGGTCAAGTTCATGGTCGATTCTAAAGTTAACAGAGGCGACTCGTGCGATCGGCTATATTCGCTTCGCTTGCCACCCCTTGAATAACTGCTCTGCGCCCTGTGGCCATGCCAAGCAATAAAGAGGAGAAAATGCAGATCTCTAAGCTGAAAAAGTCTTACGAATTCGACGATCTTTTAGCCATGGTCGGCGGTTTCGGTCGATATAACTTTCTGCTGTATTCATTTTTGTGTGTGATGACAGTACCCATCGGCTTGCAGCAGCTTGTACAGGTGTTTTACGGCGCAACTCCTAAGTATTCCTGCGTTTCTTTTTCACACACACTGGGAAACAACACATGCACAGTTCTTAAGGCTGGAACATGTTGTGAAAAATGCACTGAGTACAATTTTAGCGGCCGTTTGACTAGTGCCGTGACAGAGGTAAGAGTTACTTTACTTTATATCAGTTTCTTTCCACGAGAGGTGTAAACtgttaagctttaagcttgtaGTAGAAACTGAAGTTAAAATATGACTCGCGTGAACGAAGAAAAACTTCGTAAAGAAATTTACATGTAACCCTAACACAAATCTGTCAGTTTCATATGTCCTCGTCTAGCAACCTTTAACACCGACTGACTCTCCGGATTAATTGCACTGATTACGTAAGTTTCGCTGGCTCGCTTTGCCAAGATCGCTGAACGTTTATTAAACTAAATAAAATCTTAAACTATGGCAAGCCAAATGTAGCAATATtccatttgtttaattttatatgTAGTCTTGTATTATGTATTCAACTACGCGTTTAATATTCAACTAACGCGTTATTCAATATTCAACTTTCCATTCAGCATTCaactatttattttatattcacTTCTTCATTCACCCATTCAATTATCTATTCAACAATTTCTTACTTCAATTTCTTATTTCAAACTACTtattcaacattcaactataatttttaaaacattcaacTATTCATGCAAGATTCAACTTTAATTCAAGATTCAACTATTCGTTTCAGTTCATTAACTCTTTTGAGCCCTCTATGGAGGGGGGCATGGGGGttcacggtattgcggtattaagtttttgtttcaagCGGTATGTCGGTATTTTTGATTTTGATGTGCGGTATAGCGGTATCATCTAGCCCTGCGGTATACGGGTTTGCATCATTTTGGTTAGCGGTATTCGCAAAAGAAGATCCTTCACGGTATTGCGGTACCATTTATTTGCTCTCTCCTGTCTAATACAGATCAATACAATgtgtaccctgggtgccagagacttttctagcgcggtttctgTCGTCTCCTTTTTTCTACGCGAAGCTGGTTCGTGACGCGCGCGTCGGTCTCGTTCCGAAGATTTTCGGAAAAGCCAGCGAATCGATCTTTTCAACCTATATGTATCAGGCTCTGTATCAGGCTGTACAAAATATCGAGTTTCAAGtgatacatatatatatatgttcaAATTTACAAGCTGTATTTGTCTCTCTGTAAGCTATATATACGCAATTTTCAACCCATTTACAACACAGTGCAGCATATACTCAGTGATACAACctatattttagtttttaacacTTTTGTCACGCTTGCCGTTCCATAGCCCTCACTACTTCTGGTAAGCGACGCATTGCTTGTTAAAAACATGGCGGCGGCGGCTAGAATGCCGGATACGGAAATAGAAGCTTATGAAGATGATACAAGGCTCCATTCCGATGTGTTGGAGTCTGACCTTCCAAGGTTTCAGTTGACTCGgttcttcaaagaactgacCAGATCTCCCAGAGATTGTGGAGCAGCATATTGTTGTCGATCAAATGGTGTGTTTGCTTCGCATACGTACTCCGAGAGAGTAGTTCGAATTTAATGTTAACGCTTATGACAAAGAAACCTTAGATAATCTCTCATCAGCGTTCAGTTATGTTTTGTCAGCCCTGAAAAGAATGTTTCTCGCAGGCTTAAAAGTCGTAAACCAGGTTTTCGACATATCTGCAGAACTACTTGAAGACCTTCTGGCTTAATGATTTAAGCTGATTTACTTGCGCCAGAATTGCGCAGATGTTGGGAGTATCTCGTTGGACTATATCAATAACGATCTAAGATTATGGCTTAGaaggttttaggttgtttagtAATCTGTCTGATGACGAGTTAGCTAGACGACGTAGTGCGAGATTATGTACGTGACAATGATCAACAACTCCCCTATCAACTCTGATCCTTAATGGCCAACGTTCACCATCCCTGTTGACAGCATCCAAAAACAGGTCAACCACTGTCTCTGACAGGTTAAATATATTATATGCCTCGTGAACTCATCGATACAACCATGAATGACGAGCTTCCAGCGAATTAAAGAATGGTGCCTATCCAAGTGCCATAATGAATTGGGCCATGGGACCTGGTACTGATACCCTTTCTGAGACAAGAATTCCCCACCTCAAAGCCCTGTTTTGTGGGTCCAATCGAGCTAAACATTCCCTTACTCTTCTTCTTTACACTCTCAATCCCAGGGATCTTAAATATCCCGTTATGTACACTTGTCTACTTGTTGCTCCATGTTCACGAAACCTTACCAAAGGTTTCTTTGTCATAGGCGTTAACATTCTAACCGCTGTCTCGGAGTTTTTGAAGCAAACGCACCGTTTGATAGAAAACAACAATATGCTGCTGCACAATCTCTGGGAGATCTGGTCAGTTCTTTGTAGAACTTAGCCAACTGGAACCTTGGAAGGTCAGACGCCAACACATCGAAGTGGAGCCTTGTGTCATCTTCATAAGCTTCTATTTCCGTAGCCGGCATTCTAACCGCCGCCGCCATCTTTTTGACAAGCACTGAAATGCGTCACTGACCAGAAGTAgtgagagctcaaaagagtTAATGAACTGAAACgaatagttgaatgttgaaataaagttgaaagttgaatgaatagttgaatgttttaaaaattaaagttaaattttgaATTACTAGTTGAAATTGTTGAATAGATAATTGCATGGGTGAATGAAGAAttgaatataaaatgaatagaTGAATGTTGAATGGAAAGTTGAATTTTGAATAGCGCGTTGAATGTCGAATATAAGTTGAATATTAAACGCATAGTTGAATACGTAATACAAAACTACATATAAAATTAAACGAATTGAATATTGCTACATTTGGCTTGCCATACTCTAAGtcactattgactcagaggccatgagggcgagaggaataattgttttagtaaaatccaactagttggtcaaaaatatcgagacaaaacaactttagctagcaaaacgcgattcagccgctattgttttggttttcaaagccggcgcctTTCGCTACTGGTATATAGgctgtaacatatagcctagtagtagctcaaccattaagaatgcagcattgataagaGACCGCTAGTTGGATTTTGCTAATGATGCTTAGTTTCCCCTGTACCGGGATAAAGTCGCCTCCCGGCGAAGCGCGCCCGCCCGGGCAGCTCATGTTGGCTCGTGTTATCAGTACATTAGTCTggaagcaagcaagcaagcaagcaagcaagactTTTCGCTTCCAGAATATCATCAGCTAGTAGGCGAAGGGAGGCTAAGTATTTCGCTTTCCGACGCCCACAATAAAAACGGTCATCGATCACGCAAAAATGCGAGACACTTTAGCCTACAGTGCACCTGCAAACGGGCGCAAttctcccaacattgttgggaacTCCAAAGAAGGTaaataagggcctgtttacatggaggtgggggaccccagataggtgaagTAACATATGGCGGGTCAAACCttctatcatgtaaacgtgatcaaattaaaatgaaagattatgtggacaggagggttacccaccaaagcgggttacctcacctacttggggtcccccacctccgtgtaaacaggccctaaagacGGCTAGAATCGAATCGTACCATAATGAAGTGGGATTTTCTTGAGTTAACTGAAGAAGTAGGAGTGAGGAAAGTATGTAAAAATTCGTCTATAAACCAAAATTTCTCACCTCCGCCACTTCCTCCAAAACGTTTCACTTTAAACCCTTGTTGTGTGACACTAGGCTAACATGACTCACCTACTTagcactgttttcaaaatacaacgCACCCGGAATTAGTGAGATAAAAAGGTCAACGTTTCACTGTTCAACTtcttgtatatttttcaaaaatggtgacaaacaaaagcaaatacaaCGCTGTAAATAACTTCTAAAAGCGAAAAGATGTAATTTGTAATAGAATTAAATGTGGTCGATCTAAGCTGATCTTGCTTGAattcataaaaacaaataaagtatGCAGAACACATTGCTGATATGACATCTACATATCCGATTATCTTAGAACGGAAATTTTCCTTTATGAAAAAATCGCCAACGTTTCATTTGCGAACGAGGGTCACAAAATAGACACCAGCTCCCGGGCGAGAAAACCTGAACACTTGAGATCGAGGCAAAATGTGCCATGCCGGTCCAAGATGGTGTCCAAACCGTGAAATCGCATGGCATACGGAACAGTTACTACATCATGTACGGTACACAAATAGCAAGCGTTCTCCTTCGTCGAACGCAAATATACATTAACTTgctgtgtttttctttctttctatttccCCCTCGCTTTCAGTGGGACTTAGTATGCGATAGGAAGCACTTGAAAGCGATGACCCAGACCGTATTCATGGGCGGGCTGTTGGTTGGTTCGGTAGCCTTCAGTGCTTTGTCTGATCATGTTGGTCGCAAGATCGTGGCTTTCCTCAGTATCTTTTTCCTGGTAAGTATAACCGGGCGCAAGAAAGAATTATAAATGATGCTGACGTAGCTTCAGAAAACagcccgcgaaatgacgtcagaGAAACGAGCgctgaaattccatactgatgacgcgtcacaacccagatctggctagtgcttctgattggctgaagcaaatttcctaAGCGGcgcgaccaatcagaagcgctacccaggtctgggtagtgatacgtcatcagtttggaatttctgcgcttgtttctttcgcgggaaaaccagtggtggcgttgcgaaatgtcagctgttttctcagggtaTTGCTAACGTAGCAGGAGCCTTTTAACCAGATATATCACGGTTACTATGACTTGCTCGTTTCTATTAGTTATTAAAATTAGCTTCAAACACTGCTAACAATGCTCTGCCTACAGTCACCATGATCTCATTTTAGCAGCTAAAGCTAAATGAAAAGGCGGTCGCAACAACTCCTAACATTGCTGGTCCCTGGCAATGTTAaaagttgttgcgtccgtttgtacaTAGGATTCTAAAAGGTTGACTGGTCTCAAACTTTGCGTAACAAATCCCAACAACACGTAAAAACATGCAACAGggcgtgcaaacggacgtaacctgtaacatccaacaatgttggaagttgtttGCCAACATAaagttgcgtccgtttgcaccgGCCTTAAGGCCGTATTTGGCTAATTCGTTATAGGTCCCATAGCTTCTAGTTGCCAGTCATTTTTGCTAAAAGTTCTTCTAGCTTTTTTCTCGTAAATTAAGtactttttcaaaataaagttgGAGAAAGTATTTTATACAACGTCTTTTacaaatattgtttttgttattcacaCTTATAACGAGTAAAACAATAGAATCTGTTGTTTCAAGAACCAATGTGCTTCTGGTCGGCACATTAACATCAGTAGCTGACGTCAGTTAGGAAGCAAATTttagcaaattttatttttctttcaaattgtaTATTGTGCCAGATCCCCGTATATTTCAGAAAAATGGCTAATAGGCCAGTTGGATTTATTTGAATAGACCTTATTCAAGATGCCCGCCATCTTTGGTCGCGCTCTACGATCGATGGCATAACAGctatgtcacgtggtatttcagggtTGCAAACCAGTGATAAAATTGCCAATACGagtaatcgcggtcgagtttgtttattctatcGAAACGAGACGACGATTTCATAATCATTCAAAACGGACCTATCGAGTTTTCGCAAGATTAACGTCATTACTGTTTGACATGAGGACATCTACGGTCGCTACTGCATagaaaaaagtaacaatgatcacttccacccaCATTTTGACATTATCGTTTTTAAGATGAAAAGgtcttcattttctgttgtctagaataaacaaactcaaccGCGATTTCTTCcattggcaatttttttcacttgtttgccccctgagagACCACGTGAcgttgcttttatcccatcagtccttgGGCATGAGCAAAGATGGCATGTCGTTAATACGGTCTATTAACGCTAGAGTCCAATGCTGAGGGGTATAAAAGAAACGAAATCTCTTTGAGATTCAGGGAtgaataattcatttcttttgttttatacccCTAAGCATCGAAGCCGGCAGcatcatttttcttgtttacatccTTGTGTTGGAGTGAATAGAGAAAAGTGTGACCTCACGTTACCTTGGTAACAAactttctggatcacaacaatatcaagaaacgacgacggcaacggcaacgagaacggaaaaaaagcaaaagtttaagattagcaaaacaataactttgcacttgcattacgtttttttgtacatctgcaacatgaaacttcctaatttctcgcgcccgctttatggagtaggtgaacacaacaaaaagatttcttcatttttctaatCTAAGATTctgtcctttcggattcaaccccagaaaatgtcgtcaacattttacaaattaaatggAATCAAATAAGATCGTCgctgaagtttgaaacagtgtaaatcactttttaagtgacgctCTCTGTTTGTTATCATCCAGAAATtctgctaccatggcaacgtgacataacgacttctcctctctgttGCAGTCGTTTTTGTGCGTGGAGAAACTCCGAGACTAACTAATTAAGGATCCCAGTCAGGGATCTTTAGATTCCAAGACAGGGACAAGGGTTTTCTCATTACTAAGTATTGCGTGCAGGCGAACCAGCGTTATTCTGGCGGGAAAACGCAATAACCATCGTCATCCTACTAGTTACAGGCTTTGACGAGAGTGTCATAGTGAAGGAAACAAGTtataaaatgttaaatatttGTGCAAAAAGGGGAAATGAAGATTTCGGGAGTGTCTATTTTTATGAGAATATGCacgaaaaaagtcaaatgtcaTCCTCGTCCTTGAATGTAAAGGTGTCTACTGTCTActatagcggagcaccatgagtaagaaaatttggttatccaCCCGAAAATTTGATAGTGACttgtagtcacgtgaccgtacgcccgtcCGCCCGCACCAAACTGATATCAATGTAAAATACATGTTACCCAATCAACAAAGTTgacgaatttcgttggaagaacaATATGATATACCGGAGGAGggagcagtgaaaaaaaaaagcgatcAGCAATACAAGCAACAAATTTTTTTGTGACCACATACGACGTTTTCTCCATAAGACGTGGAACTCGTAAGTTTCACGttacaacaacaacggcaaagaaatgtacaaaaaagtgtgcaaCACGTGCAAAGAATGTCTTTTTTTGGCCAGTTACacctttttttttgccgttctcgttgccgtcgccgtttagcATTATACAATTTTGTCTTTGGTTTGGGCAAATTATAAGTATAtcaacgagagcttcgcttttaaccttggctaaatctatataataTTACCCCAGGGTGCTGGTGCCACAGTCTCCGCTGTCGCAGACTGTCTTTCCTTGTTCACATTGTTTCGTTTCGTGGCTGGAGCTGGTACAGCTGGCTGCCTTCTCTCTCGGTTCGTCTACTGCATGGAGATTACACAGATCAACAATCGTACAGCAGCGGGAATGGTTAACAACATCTTTGTTAGTGTTGGCTTTGTAGTGCTGTCGCTTTTGGCTTATCTAATTCGAGACTGGAGGTATCTTATGCTCACTGTGTCTCTACCTGGACTGCCACTGCTTCTCTGTTGGTGGTAAGGAAATTTTACTTTAAACCTTCTTTCTTTACTAACCTGCAGTCTGCATAGCTGTCTCTCGTCGATTTctgctatttcgagaaaggttgtcggaaaaaatgcgccggcgacaatcccgaaaggtaacatGGGTTatgttcaatacactgttccggagattgtagctgtcgaacctgtttttgttgctttcctctAGCACTCACAAACaaacgtccatggcctctcgtgccaatctttccaatttttttgaagaacagtgaactcaaaactacccacaataccttttgggattgttgcgtgcactttttcggacaacctttctcgaaatagctgtatacccAAGGCTCTCTCGATTAGGTTGATTGTATAGCCCCACTGGAAATCCAAGACATTCTTggatactggattccagtctttgtcagtggaacttggattctggattccaatcgttagtgggattccggaatccttgagatgtattccggattccaaagcccaggattccggctTCCACTAGCAAACTTTTCACGCattctggaatccggattcccttacatgcgGCGAAATACTGCCGTCTCTTCTCGTTCCTTTGAGGAGAGACAGCTGCATTCGCAGGCTAATATAATAGCCCCCGTGcgtctgtttcaaaacgagggtagatgctcagcctttgatatggaaatcatttttcattctcatgcaaataaaactcattttcacaagaaaggttgtgcacctagcctcattttgaaagtgagggtttttggacctcggaagtggcctattgtttTGTCGAGGCCCAGGAATAAAATCAGCATAATGATAATagaactgagtggagtccaattcagtctgtaatcatacgagtgcgatttgtttaatcacgagtacgATTACAAAACGAATTGGAGGATatgaagttctgttaccaattaatcataactataacaaaatgtaTTAtatttcaggcttttttttaattaaaacacaagaaattgcgagtgtttttttgctagcagtgaaaaaaagccatttaagcgcgcgcgtgcgATGGCGGGTACTGTCCGATTACAGGCAtcacgcgtactgtcctataacactgtcctattagtgctgaaatcaggacagttgatagccaatcagatttgagaattttgttatagttattgTTAAAGATAAAACAGTGTCGAAATAGTGTATAGTATAATGAATGTACCAAAAGATTAAACTTTGTTTTAAagcttaaaggggctgtgtcacgaccaactagttttattttgttaatgcaGCCATCTAGGCGTCCTAAATTGCAAAGGAACTTAACGTTGCCGAAGAAATTACTTGCAAAGGACAAATCACTCCTTCAAGTTAAACAAATATATCCTCTAAGCATtgcactgtttgaattttgataaatttcacTTGTGATACAGCTCCTTTATGGAGGCATCAAATAACAGGCTTAATGTTCTGTTAACTTATTTCCGAGGATCATTCCAGAATCCCCTCGTTGGTTAATCGCTAAGAATCGTCTGGACGAAGCGCATGAGCTGCTAATGAAGTATGCAAGGAAAAATCGAGTAAACGTAGACTCCGAACATCTCCATCACGCCATACAAGAGTTtaagaaagaagaagacaagAATCGGAATCAGTTTAGGAAAACTTATGGAATTCTTGACATGTTCAGAACACCAAAGCTTAGAAAAAGAACCGTCATTTGTGGATTCAACTGGTAAGTCCaccaggggggtactcctggcaattcttggtgggggtgtacCGCGGAGCTCTTTCAAATCCtgaccttatttcagaccaaaaaatgtcatttttcacacccgttttcagaccagtgGAACGTGCCGATAACTTTTGGGGCCCGAAAAGCTGTTGTATGTTTGCCGTgcttgcattcaagatcaaagtttcattAAATTGCAATTAATTAGCGAGGCAAAACTAACCGATTTGTaagctaggaactgtgctactatttaacaggttttgatttcaaaatttgcctttggaGCCGAAAAGTTACctggcctttcgagaaacgggcccttgGCCTCTTAGAAATTACTTCATCATAACTTAGATTAAGACGCCAACACTTCGAATTCGcgtatttctttctttcttattcatttgaaattgaaatgataaatacTTTCGCAAAAAGAAAGCGGCGCAAAAAACCATACTCTTTTGGGCGGTCCGTATCTTTCTGGCTTATATTCAACAATTCgtcaagcccgaatgggctattgggATATTCACTCAGAGCCCATGCGGGCGAGAGGaagaattgttttagtaaaatccaactagatggtcaaaaatatcgagacaaaacaacattagttagcaaaacacgattcagccgccattgttttggttttcaaagccgtcGCTTTTCGCTACTGGTGGGCTACAAcctagtagctcaaccaatcagaacgcagcattgacaatagaccactagctggattttaccaAAAGGGAGTATCCCCCGGGGTGAGTCCGTAGAATTGAATCTCTAAGCATATAGGCAATTCAGCGAACAAATCAAAAGGCCCAATCTTTCCATGTCAAACATTACGTAATTGTACCTGGCTACTGGTTAGCAATTGCGCGTTGGATAGATAGTAAACCTGAAACCGCCCTCGTTTAATACTGCGGTTTTTAGGTTATTAGGTTATTTGATTTTCACCCTTCCACCCACTCTTAAAGTCGAATACAGGTCGCGCATCGTAGAGCAGATCTGAAGAAATATCCACAACTAAACGCAACTATTCATATTGCTTTCTTCTTGCAGGTTTGCGAATGGATTGGTGTACTTTGGAATAAGCTTAAATGTGGGAAACTTAGCAGGCGACATGTAcctcaatttctttttcttgagcaTTGTGGAAATTCCTGGAGCATTGCTACTCTGGTTTTTACTAAAACGGTGGGGCTGATTTTATATTCAAACCAACAATCGATCAATAATTCTGGGGTGAATATGCCGTAAATACTCGAATTTATGCCCGGGGTGCT encodes the following:
- the LOC140946787 gene encoding organic cation transporter protein-like; amino-acid sequence: MPSNKEEKMQISKLKKSYEFDDLLAMVGGFGRYNFLLYSFLCVMTVPIGLQQLVQVFYGATPKYSCVSFSHTLGNNTCTVLKAGTCCEKCTEYNFSGRLTSAVTEWDLVCDRKHLKAMTQTVFMGGLLVGSVAFSALSDHVGRKIVAFLSIFFLGAGATVSAVADCLSLFTLFRFVAGAGTAGCLLSRFVYCMEITQINNRTAAGMVNNIFVSVGFVVLSLLAYLIRDWRYLMLTVSLPGLPLLLCWWIIPESPRWLIAKNRLDEAHELLMKYARKNRVNVDSEHLHHAIQEFKKEEDKNRNQFRKTYGILDMFRTPKLRKRTVICGFNWFANGLVYFGISLNVGNLAGDMYLNFFFLSIVEIPGALLLWFLLKRYGRRIPYASFMIFGGLAGTLVSAVPSHEELQFIVTILAVIGKACIFATFLGIYVFTAELYPTVIRNTGIGVVSMMARVGSMITPFIVLLADLPNVSKTLPLVIFGIFGILAGILALWLPETLHSPLAQTVEQVEAWDEDYKIYCCRSHRSAKEEIIMEMSDKEEANQSLVLT